Proteins encoded together in one uncultured Desulfosarcina sp. window:
- a CDS encoding ISNCY family transposase produces MREKHQKQMPLIDPPTGHPREKELEAISIVLDSIPTICDHVLQDLNKGKILKSRTGARGMTAEQVLRAAVVMRLYSFTYEDLAFHISDSRALRRFCRIGIADKGFKKSALNTNIKMISPQTWEFISRDLLAYAKDEKIEKGRKARVDCTVVESNIHPPLDSVQLYDAVRVIARLLIKVRDEFGIKVVFTDHQRRAKKRMIGVQYAKGDKQRTPLYKDLLKVTRKTIGYAIQTEKALARHCSADPLLLGLFSEIKHYGDLARKVYDQTFRRVVQGESVPADQKVFSLFEDHTDIIIKDRRDTYYGHKICMTGGASNLILDCVILEGNPADSELVETMLDRQHQIYGRYPLKAALDGGFASKDNLVKAKERKIKDVCFSKKRGLKEADMCRSDYVYKKLRQFRAGIESGISWLKRSFGLTRCTWKGFRSFKSYVLSSVVAANLLTIARKKLAAV; encoded by the coding sequence ATGCGCGAAAAACATCAAAAACAAATGCCGCTTATCGATCCCCCAACCGGTCATCCCAGAGAAAAAGAGTTGGAAGCGATCAGCATCGTGCTGGATAGCATTCCTACCATTTGCGACCATGTACTGCAAGACCTCAACAAAGGCAAAATCCTCAAGAGTCGAACCGGGGCTCGCGGCATGACAGCCGAACAGGTTCTGCGCGCTGCGGTGGTAATGCGGCTTTACAGTTTCACCTATGAAGATCTGGCCTTTCATATTTCTGACTCCAGAGCCTTGAGACGATTTTGCCGAATCGGTATTGCCGACAAGGGATTTAAAAAGTCGGCCCTGAACACCAATATCAAAATGATATCTCCGCAAACCTGGGAGTTCATATCTCGTGATCTTTTGGCCTATGCCAAGGACGAAAAAATCGAAAAAGGCAGAAAGGCGCGGGTCGATTGTACGGTGGTCGAGTCCAACATTCATCCGCCTCTTGATTCCGTCCAACTGTACGATGCGGTTCGCGTCATTGCCCGCTTGTTGATCAAAGTCCGAGACGAATTCGGGATCAAGGTTGTTTTTACCGATCATCAGCGCCGTGCCAAAAAAAGAATGATCGGCGTCCAGTACGCCAAAGGGGACAAACAGCGTACGCCCCTTTACAAAGACCTGCTCAAGGTTACACGTAAAACCATCGGCTATGCCATCCAGACCGAAAAAGCATTGGCACGACATTGCAGCGCAGACCCTTTGTTGCTGGGTTTGTTCAGTGAGATCAAACATTATGGAGACCTGGCCCGAAAGGTATACGACCAAACCTTTCGCCGTGTCGTTCAAGGTGAAAGCGTGCCGGCCGACCAGAAGGTGTTTTCTCTTTTCGAAGACCATACGGACATCATTATCAAGGACCGCCGAGACACTTACTACGGTCATAAAATCTGTATGACAGGCGGTGCCTCGAATCTGATCCTGGATTGTGTCATCCTTGAAGGCAACCCCGCCGATAGCGAACTGGTTGAAACGATGCTCGATCGTCAACATCAGATCTACGGCCGCTATCCGCTGAAGGCCGCTTTGGACGGCGGTTTCGCATCCAAAGACAATCTCGTCAAAGCCAAAGAGCGTAAAATCAAGGATGTGTGCTTTTCCAAGAAACGCGGCCTGAAAGAAGCCGATATGTGCCGCAGTGATTACGTTTACAAAAAGCTCCGACAGTTTCGTGCCGGGATCGAATCCGGTATATCCTGGCTCAAGCGCAGCTTCGGTCTGACGCGCTGCACTTGGAAAGGATTTCGTTCGTTCAAAAGCTATGTGTTGTCATCAGTGGTTGCCGCCAATTTGCTTACGATTGCGCGAAAGAAACTGGCGGCCGTTTAG